The proteins below are encoded in one region of Mangifera indica cultivar Alphonso chromosome 7, CATAS_Mindica_2.1, whole genome shotgun sequence:
- the LOC123220977 gene encoding ethylene receptor 2-like, which translates to MLKALATGLLIFSLLVSVSVADNGFPRCNCDDEGSLWSIESILECQKVSDFLIAVAYFSIPIELLYFVSCSNIPFKWVLFQFIAFIVLCGMTHLLNGWTYGPHPFQLMLALTVFKILTALVSCATAITLITLIPLLLKVKVREFMLKKKAWDLGREVGIIMKQKETGLHVRMLTQEIRKSLDRHMILDTTLVELSNTLGLQNCAVWMPNEIKTEMNLTHELKCRNYSDLCNCSIPITDPDVARIKGSDEVNILEPSSALATASSVESGEPGPVAAIRMPMLRVSNFKGGTPELVQACYAILVLVLPSSQPRIWTNQELEIVKVVADQVAVALSHAAVLEESQLMREQLEEQNRALQQAQKDAMMASLARNSFQKVMNDGMKRPMHSILGLLSIMQDGDMNNDQKMIVNTMMKTSNVLSTLINDVMDISTKDSGRFPFDIKSFSLHTMIKEVACLARCLCIYRGFGFSIEVERSLPDNVMGDERRVFQVILHMVGNLLNGNNRGGSVMLRVISESGSQERNDQRWATWRQTSADGDVYIRFEIEMHNAGSQTECSTSVGQFGGRKSASEGIEDRLSFSICKKLVQFMQGNIWAVPDSHGFTQSMGLVLRFQLQSSIVIAMDGESSELSQSNSLLRGLQVLLVDGDDVNRVVTRKLLEKLGCNVSAISSGFECLSAISPATSSFQIVILDLQMPELDGFEVAVRIRKFRSRSWPLIVAMTTSTDDNVWDRCMQVGMNGVIRKPVLLQGIANELRRALLHANKL; encoded by the exons ATGTTAAAGGCATTAGCTACTGGGCTGTTGATTTTTTCACTCCTTGTATCAGTATCCGTGGCCGACAACGGCTTCCCAAGATGTAATTGTGATGACGAAGGAAGTTTATGGAGCATTGAAAGCATCCTTGAGTGCCAAAAAGTGAGTGATTTCTTGATTGCTGTTGCCTATTTTTCAATCCCGATTGAGCTGCTTTACTTTGTTAGCTGTTCAAATATACCGTTCAAATGGGTCCTCTTCCAGTTCATTGCCTTCATTGTTCTATGTGGAATGACTCATCTGCTCAATGGCTGGACCTATGGACCTCACCCGTTTCAGTTAATGTTGGCCCTCACTGTGTTCAAGATCCTCACTGCCTTGGTCTCATGTGCCACAGCTATAACTCTCATTACTCTTATTCCACTGCTTCTCAAAGTGAAAGTAAGAGAATTCATGTTGAAGAAAAAGGCTTGGGATCTCGGCCGAGAAGTTGGGATTATTATGAAACAGAAAGAGACTGGATTGCATGTTCGTATGCTCACACAAGAGATTCGCAAATCTCTTGATAGGCATATGATCCTGGACACAACTTTAGTGGAGTTATCCAATACTCTGGGTCTGCAGAATTGTGCAGTATGGATGCCTAATGAGATTAAAACAGAGATGAATTTGACCCATGAGTTGAAATGTAGGAACTACTCGGATTTATGTAATTGTTCTATACCAATTACTGATCCAGATGTTGCGAGGATTAAGGGTAGTGATGAGGTGAATATTCTTGAACCCAGCTCAGCACTTGCCACAGCAAGTAGTGTAGAATCTGGTGAGCCAGGTCCCGTAGCTGCAATTAGAATGCCAATGCTTcgggtttcaaattttaaagGGGGAACTCCAGAGCTAGTCCAAGCATGTTATGCAATATTGGTTTTGGTTCTTCCAAGTAGTCAACCCAGAATTTGGACCAATCAAGAATTAGAGATAGTTAAGGTGGTCGCAGATCAAGTGGCTGTAGCACTCTCTCATGCTGCAGTACTTGAAGAGTCCCAGCTCATGAGGGAGCAATTGGAGGAGCAAAATCGAGCTTTACAACAAGCACAAAAAGATGCTATGATGGCAAGCCTGGCTAGAAATTCATTTCAGAAGGTAATGAATGATGGGATGAAGAGGCCAATGCATTCAATTCTAGGCTTGCTTTCGATTATGCAGGATGGAGATATGAATAATGACCAAAAGATGATTGTCAATACAATGATGAAGACCAGCAATGTCCTTTCGACTTTGATAAATGATGTGATGGACATTTCAACAAAGGATAGTGGAAGGTTTCCATTTGACATTAAATCCTTCAGCTTGCATACCATGATAAAAGAAGTGGCTTGCCTTGCCAGGTGCTTGTGTATTTATAGGGGCTTTGGGTTTTCAATTGAGGTTGAGAGGTCCTTACCTGATAATGTTATGGGTGACGAAAGGAGAGTTTTTCAGGTGATTTTGCATATGGTTGGGAACCTATTGAATGGCAACAATAGAGGAGGGTCTGTAATGCTTCGAGTTATCTCAGAGAGTGGGAGTCAGGAGAGGAATGATCAAAGATGGGCAACCTGGAGGCAAACCTCAGCTGATGGGGATGTATATATCAGATTTGAAATCGAGATGCACAATGCTGGTTCTCAAACAGAGTGCTCTACCTCAGTGGGACAGTTTGGTGGTAGAAAAAGTGCCAGTGAAGGAATTGAGGACCGCTTGAGCTTCAGCATTTGCAAAAAGTTAGTTCAG TTTATGCAAGGGAACATCTGGGCTGTCCCAGATTCTCATGGTTTTACACAAAGCATGGGGCTTGTTCTTCGGTTTCAACTACAATCTTCCATTGTTATTGCAATGGATGGTGAATCTTCAGAGCTCTCACAATCCAATTCGCTTTTAAGAGGCTTGCAGGTTTTATTAGTAGATGGTGATGATGTGAATAGAGTTGTGACCCGGAAGCTGCTTGAGAAGTTAGGTTGCAATGTATCTGCTATTTCATCTGGGTTTGAATGCCTCAGTGCCATCAGCCCAGCAACATCTTCATTCCAAATTGTCATTTTGGATCTTCAGATGCCTGAGTTGGATGGGTTTGAAGTTGCAGTGAGAATTCGGAAATTCCGGAGTCGTAGTTGGCCATTGATTGTGGCCATGACAACAAGTACTGACGATAATGTGTGGGACAGATGCATGCAGGTTGGCATGAATGGTGTCATTCGAAAACCAGTTCTACTGCAAGGAATCGCCAACGAGCTTCGAAGAGCCCTGCTGCATGCAAACAAACTGTAA